A section of the Pseudomonas fluorescens genome encodes:
- a CDS encoding DUF4055 domain-containing protein: MSNDPSITLDAVDQMSAYWDVITPLMGGTLAMRAAQALLPKYPAEGDEVYKERLRLSTLLPAYSETVGNMTSRVFAEPLQLGDDVPEQVVELASNIDNANNDINAWSVDFFREGLSHGLCHAFVDHQKAEGVRTQADEKAAGVRPYVVMVKPEQVCGWRVRDGVLSQVRYREMIEESDGDFGTKRVAQIRVLEPGKWTTYRKPKEGGVWAIHDQGTTNLSVIPWVTFYTGRTGFMTAKPPLLELAHLNIKHWQSQSDQDNILHVIRVPILVRIGVQAQYDNQGKVIPPEFKVGTGALTDLPINGDMKYVEHTGKAVDAGRQALLDLIAEMRMAGAKLLTPDKSATKTATQAEEEAAQDLSPLSRMANHFADCLAQLLQFMADYRSLGEGGTVEMRGSFDVDYMPEVSLPTLVAMANAGMISKETLFTEMQRRGVISDEYDWADELEKIDSQGPALGEL, from the coding sequence ACCCGGCAGAAGGCGATGAGGTTTACAAAGAGCGTTTGCGCCTGTCCACGCTGCTGCCTGCCTACTCCGAGACGGTCGGAAACATGACCTCCCGCGTGTTCGCTGAGCCGCTGCAACTGGGTGACGACGTGCCTGAGCAGGTCGTGGAGCTGGCCAGCAACATCGACAACGCGAACAACGACATCAACGCTTGGTCGGTGGACTTCTTTCGGGAAGGTCTCAGCCACGGCTTGTGTCACGCGTTCGTTGACCACCAGAAGGCGGAAGGTGTTCGCACTCAGGCCGATGAGAAGGCAGCCGGGGTTCGCCCTTACGTCGTCATGGTGAAGCCTGAGCAGGTTTGCGGGTGGCGCGTGCGTGATGGCGTACTGAGCCAGGTGCGTTACCGCGAAATGATCGAAGAGTCTGACGGAGACTTCGGCACCAAACGCGTCGCACAGATTCGCGTGCTGGAGCCTGGCAAGTGGACGACCTACCGCAAGCCTAAAGAGGGTGGCGTATGGGCGATTCACGATCAGGGGACAACCAACCTTAGCGTAATCCCCTGGGTGACGTTCTACACAGGGCGCACAGGCTTTATGACGGCTAAGCCGCCGCTGCTGGAGCTGGCCCACCTCAACATCAAGCACTGGCAGAGCCAGAGCGACCAAGACAACATCCTGCATGTGATCCGCGTTCCTATTCTGGTGCGTATCGGCGTGCAGGCCCAGTACGACAATCAAGGGAAGGTAATCCCGCCTGAGTTCAAGGTGGGCACTGGGGCGCTTACGGACCTGCCCATTAACGGCGACATGAAGTATGTCGAGCACACTGGCAAGGCTGTAGATGCAGGGCGTCAGGCTTTGTTAGACCTGATTGCGGAAATGCGTATGGCTGGAGCAAAGCTGCTCACGCCTGACAAGTCTGCCACCAAAACGGCCACGCAGGCCGAAGAAGAGGCTGCGCAGGATCTTTCCCCACTGTCGCGCATGGCGAACCACTTCGCCGACTGCCTGGCTCAGCTGCTCCAGTTCATGGCCGACTACCGAAGCCTGGGCGAGGGTGGCACGGTTGAGATGCGCGGCAGCTTCGACGTGGATTACATGCCCGAAGTGTCACTGCCCACGCTGGTGGCCATGGCGAACGCTGGCATGATTTCCAAGGAAACACTGTTCACTGAAATGCAGCGGCGCGGCGTGATCAGCGATGAATACGACTGGGCTGATGAGCTGGAAAAGATCGACTCACAAGGGCCAGCGCTCGGGGAGCTGTAA
- a CDS encoding DUF6651 domain-containing protein, giving the protein MKLKLDENGNAVLQDGKPVYVHEDGKEVAFDAHGTVATITRLNSEAKGHRERADNAEKAVKAFEGIDDPAAAKKALATVANLDAKTLVDAGEIEKVKAEISKAFQLQLDEVTGKAQTFEQQLYAEKIGGSFSRSKFIADKLAVPADMVQATFGQNLKVEDGKVVAYDAQGQKIFSRARPGELADFDEAIETLVSQYPHRDHILKSSGANGGGAQNGGGNNQNTKGNFGGGKDDRVAAIKAMTATS; this is encoded by the coding sequence ATGAAGCTGAAGCTCGATGAAAACGGCAACGCGGTTCTGCAAGATGGCAAGCCTGTCTATGTCCATGAGGACGGCAAAGAGGTGGCATTTGATGCTCATGGCACCGTGGCCACCATCACGCGCCTGAACTCCGAAGCCAAGGGCCACCGCGAGCGCGCCGATAATGCTGAGAAGGCCGTAAAGGCTTTTGAAGGCATCGACGATCCGGCCGCAGCCAAAAAAGCCCTGGCAACCGTAGCCAATCTCGACGCCAAAACACTGGTGGATGCCGGTGAAATCGAGAAGGTTAAAGCCGAAATCAGTAAAGCCTTCCAGCTCCAGTTGGACGAAGTGACCGGCAAGGCGCAGACCTTCGAGCAGCAGCTGTATGCCGAGAAGATCGGCGGCAGCTTCTCCCGCTCGAAGTTCATCGCCGACAAGCTGGCTGTTCCGGCTGACATGGTTCAAGCCACGTTCGGGCAAAACCTGAAAGTTGAAGACGGCAAGGTGGTCGCTTACGACGCCCAAGGTCAGAAGATTTTCAGCCGCGCACGCCCTGGTGAGCTTGCCGACTTCGACGAAGCTATCGAAACACTCGTCTCGCAGTACCCGCACCGCGACCACATCCTGAAGAGTTCCGGCGCCAATGGCGGCGGCGCTCAGAACGGCGGTGGCAACAACCAAAACACCAAGGGCAATTTTGGCGGGGGCAAAGACGACCGAGTCGCCGCTATCAAGGCCATGACCGCAACCAGTTAA
- a CDS encoding major capsid protein, whose product MSLSNMKVFNDYLKKITIETLTQDVAKFNAASAGTIRLTTQGIDGDFLQESFWAGLHGAQRRVDRYAANGAQAATPLAQKQYDSVKIAGGFGPILWEPSQLSWVQKNPEEALEVISRNLSEAIMSDQLNTAIAALVAAIGNQPGATNDVSATGGLNYIAINNAHALFGDASQRLVAQVMTGAMYHKLLGQNLANAERLFSFSGVQVVDILGKAVIVTDAAALFEAGTPDKQKVLSLADGAAVVMDGSDLITNIETSNGKERIETTMQADYTFGLGLKGFTWDTANGGKSPTSAELATGTNWDLVANSIKGSAGVITIGDAAK is encoded by the coding sequence ATGTCCCTGTCGAACATGAAGGTATTCAACGATTACCTGAAGAAAATCACCATCGAAACTCTGACGCAGGACGTTGCGAAGTTCAACGCTGCCTCCGCAGGCACCATTCGCTTGACTACCCAAGGTATCGACGGCGACTTCCTGCAAGAGTCCTTTTGGGCTGGCCTGCACGGCGCGCAACGTCGTGTAGACCGTTACGCTGCCAACGGTGCTCAGGCAGCAACTCCGCTTGCTCAGAAGCAGTACGACTCTGTGAAGATCGCAGGCGGGTTCGGCCCGATCCTGTGGGAGCCTTCGCAACTGTCGTGGGTTCAGAAGAACCCCGAAGAAGCGCTGGAGGTGATCAGCCGCAACCTGTCCGAAGCCATCATGTCGGATCAGTTGAACACCGCCATCGCCGCCCTGGTCGCTGCCATCGGCAACCAGCCGGGCGCTACCAACGACGTTTCCGCCACTGGCGGCTTGAACTACATCGCTATCAACAACGCGCACGCGCTGTTCGGTGATGCTTCGCAGCGCCTTGTCGCCCAAGTGATGACCGGCGCCATGTACCACAAGTTGCTGGGCCAGAACCTGGCCAACGCTGAGCGCCTGTTCAGCTTCAGCGGCGTGCAGGTGGTCGATATTCTCGGCAAGGCCGTGATCGTTACGGATGCGGCCGCTTTGTTCGAGGCGGGCACTCCTGACAAGCAGAAGGTGTTGAGCCTGGCTGACGGCGCGGCGGTGGTGATGGACGGTTCCGACCTTATTACCAACATCGAAACCTCCAACGGCAAGGAGCGCATCGAAACCACCATGCAGGCTGATTACACGTTCGGCCTGGGCCTCAAGGGCTTCACCTGGGACACCGCCAACGGTGGAAAATCTCCGACCAGCGCTGAGCTGGCCACGGGCACCAACTGGGATCTGGTTGCGAACAGCATCAAGGGCTCGGCGGGTGTAATCACGATTGGCGACGCTGCCAAGTAA
- a CDS encoding HK97 gp10 family phage protein produces the protein MLQEIVLRSPVDTGRFRNNNIVSIVSPVYASTVETDASGAGTISRGAAAMSGLEPYTTVFIQNNLPYAQRLEDGHSKQAPPGGIYAASFHGVSQAFK, from the coding sequence ATGCTTCAAGAGATCGTGCTGCGTTCTCCTGTTGATACCGGTCGGTTCCGAAACAACAACATCGTAAGCATCGTCAGCCCCGTTTATGCGTCCACGGTTGAGACTGATGCCTCTGGTGCAGGGACTATCTCCCGCGGCGCAGCTGCAATGAGCGGCCTTGAGCCTTATACGACGGTATTCATTCAGAACAACCTCCCTTACGCGCAAAGGCTTGAAGATGGTCACTCTAAGCAGGCGCCTCCAGGCGGAATCTACGCAGCCTCATTCCACGGCGTATCACAGGCGTTCAAATAA
- a CDS encoding phage tail terminator-like protein, with product MTFEQIRNIITTRMTQWTGIPASDVDYPNSPQPFNPAGRAIWARLADIPALSSTPEIGLSPKVRRTGLIVVQLFVPSYKGTLAITRAADTLVEHFEYYSDPSGPFDCFAASAQVVGDDGLGWYQVNVRIPYRAY from the coding sequence ATGACCTTTGAGCAGATCCGCAACATCATCACCACGCGAATGACTCAATGGACTGGAATCCCTGCAAGTGATGTTGATTACCCCAACTCGCCGCAGCCCTTCAATCCTGCTGGGCGGGCGATATGGGCGCGATTGGCGGATATTCCTGCGCTGTCCTCAACCCCTGAAATTGGCTTAAGCCCGAAGGTGCGCCGTACAGGGTTGATCGTCGTTCAACTGTTTGTCCCGAGTTATAAGGGCACGCTTGCAATCACGCGAGCCGCTGACACGCTTGTCGAGCACTTCGAGTACTACAGCGACCCATCTGGTCCTTTTGATTGCTTCGCCGCCTCAGCGCAAGTTGTGGGCGACGACGGCCTTGGCTGGTACCAGGTCAACGTTCGAATTCCATACAGGGCGTACTAA
- a CDS encoding phage tail tube protein: protein MSSGAKVSTAWKREITPGITPPGDWNVLTRVSFGLLPTYNSEENNEIGVDRMAQGTAQTTVDVGGDVETKLRFGALDEFLASCFGKDWAGNVLTMGNDRISFSIGSYASDVGIAAIARGAQVATMNFDIPNDNEINVTTTFAAIAWDDKADNTSFIVNPVAETNQRRYGFKDVTGLKINGVQLGEDNACVDSFNLQFDNAVQTQRCIGNGNPFPGNIIPTTFTPSGSITMSWSKAAYTYWKAQQTGDALSFEFTLNNADGGYTFFLPEMEVSGDWPDGGSTDIIQVELSYTGRRVPPTITRLPAPIVIAAVAVTPATASVAVGETVDLEAAVTPVGASQLVTWTTSDATKASVSATGLVKGVAVGTATITATSKADVTKTDTAEITITA, encoded by the coding sequence ATGTCCAGTGGTGCCAAGGTCTCAACCGCGTGGAAGCGCGAGATCACCCCAGGAATCACCCCGCCCGGCGACTGGAATGTCCTGACCCGGGTCAGCTTCGGCTTGCTGCCGACCTACAACTCGGAAGAGAACAACGAAATCGGCGTTGATCGCATGGCCCAGGGCACGGCCCAGACTACCGTTGACGTTGGCGGCGACGTGGAGACCAAGCTGCGCTTCGGCGCCCTGGATGAATTCCTCGCGTCCTGCTTCGGCAAGGATTGGGCCGGCAACGTCCTGACCATGGGCAACGACCGGATTTCGTTCTCGATCGGCTCCTACGCCAGCGACGTGGGTATTGCGGCGATTGCCCGCGGCGCCCAAGTGGCGACGATGAACTTCGATATCCCGAACGACAACGAGATCAACGTAACCACCACCTTTGCCGCGATTGCCTGGGACGACAAGGCCGACAACACGTCGTTCATCGTCAACCCTGTGGCTGAGACCAACCAGCGCCGCTACGGCTTCAAGGACGTAACCGGCCTGAAGATCAACGGTGTTCAGTTGGGCGAGGACAATGCCTGCGTCGACAGCTTCAACCTGCAGTTCGACAACGCCGTCCAGACTCAGCGCTGCATCGGTAACGGTAACCCGTTCCCGGGAAACATCATCCCGACCACGTTCACCCCGTCCGGCTCGATCACCATGAGCTGGTCGAAAGCGGCCTACACCTACTGGAAGGCCCAGCAGACCGGTGATGCGCTGAGCTTCGAGTTCACGCTGAACAACGCCGACGGCGGCTACACCTTCTTCCTGCCTGAAATGGAAGTCAGCGGTGATTGGCCAGACGGTGGCTCGACCGACATCATCCAGGTTGAACTGAGCTACACCGGCCGCCGCGTACCACCGACGATCACCCGTCTGCCAGCGCCAATCGTTATTGCTGCCGTAGCGGTAACTCCGGCCACCGCCAGTGTTGCCGTTGGCGAAACTGTCGACCTGGAAGCGGCTGTAACTCCGGTAGGCGCAAGCCAGCTTGTGACCTGGACCACTTCCGATGCCACCAAGGCTAGCGTCAGCGCTACCGGCCTGGTCAAAGGCGTGGCCGTTGGTACCGCCACCATCACGGCTACCAGCAAAGCGGATGTCACCAAAACCGACACTGCTGAAATCACCATCACCGCTTAA